In Rissa tridactyla isolate bRisTri1 chromosome 2, bRisTri1.patW.cur.20221130, whole genome shotgun sequence, a single window of DNA contains:
- the LOC128906228 gene encoding serine/threonine-protein kinase SBK2-like, with product MAESSAVAATGTAAPTVLDELLEITAQNLVRTEVAEHYEVIRELGRGKYGHVMLVTHRQRGTPMALKLLPKASTKLHTFLYEYCVALSLATHPAIIGMFGIAIESSQYYGFLYEPALHKDLISIIKPRDGIPEPAAKQCAKQLVSALEFIHSRGLVYRDVKPENVLLFDPECRRIKLTDFGLTRPKGTKLKLVAGVIPYTAPELSNTTNAQGVPIDTSLDAWAFGVLLFCLLTGYFPWEQSLPDDPFFEDFMLWQETGLEENLPRHWKRLTAEAALMLRSLLALDPAKRSPVSGALRYVDCPWRMEDGHSEEAVVKP from the exons ATGGCCGAGAGCTCAGCTGTGGCAGCAACAGGGACAGCGGCACCAACTGTACTTGATGAGCTCCTGGAGATCACAGCTCAGAACCTGGTGCGCACTGAGGTGGCCGAACACTATGAGGTTATtcgggagctgggcaggggcaAGTATGGCCACGTGATGCTAGTGACCCACAGGCAGAGAG GGACTCCTATGGCTCTCAAGCTGCTACCAAAAGCCAGTACCAAGCTGCACACCTTCCTGTATGAGTATTGCGTGGCCCTCTCCCTCGCCACCCACCCTGCCATCATTGGCATGTTTGGAATTGCCATCGAGTCCAGCCAGTACTATGGCTTCCTCTATGAACCAGCACTGCACAAAGACCTCATCTCCATCATCAAACCCCGG GACGGGATCCCCGAGCCAGCCGCTAAGCAGTGTGCCAAGCAGCTTGTCAGCGCGCTGGAGTTCATCCACAGCCGAGGGCTCGTGTACCGTGACGTCAAGCCTGAGAACGTCCTGCTTTTCGATCCTGAGTGTCGGCGCATCAAGCTGACTGACTTTGGGCTTACGCGGCCCAAGGGTACCAAGCTCAAGCTGGTGGCCGGGGTAATCCCCTACACCGCCCCCGAGCTGAGCAACACCACTAATGCCCAGGGGGTGCCCATTGACACTAGCTTGGACGCCTGGGCCTTTGGCGTGCTGCTTTTCTGCCTGCTGACTGGCTACTTCCCctgggagcagagcctgccagATGACCCTTTCTTTGAGGACTTCATGCTGTGGCAGGAGACGGGCCTGGAGGAGAACCTGCCCCGCCACTGGAAACGCCTGACGGCTGAGGCCGCCCTGATGCTGCGGAGCCTGCTGGCCCTGGATCCCGCCAAGCGTAGCCCTGTCAGCGGGGCACTGCGCTATGTCGATTGCCCTTGGCGGATGGAGGATGGGCACAGCGAGGAGGCTGTGGTGAAGCCCTAG